A genomic segment from Aegilops tauschii subsp. strangulata cultivar AL8/78 chromosome 1, Aet v6.0, whole genome shotgun sequence encodes:
- the LOC109753073 gene encoding acyl carrier protein 2, mitochondrial, which translates to MAMAAARRALLNHFRVPVARPAVAAAAAGSVPVARLLSSTSEVEKGSFLDKGEVADRVVSVIKNFQKIEPSKVTPNAHFQKDLGLDSLDTVEIVMAFEEEFSFEIPDNEAEKIDSIKSAVDFIASHPQAK; encoded by the exons atggcgatggcggcggcgaggagagccctccttaaccacttccgcgTGCCGGTGGCGCGCCCCGCGGTCGCAGCGGCGGCAGCGGGAAGCGTCCCCGTCGCCAGGCTCCTGTCTTCCACCTCGGAGGTGGAGAAGGGCTCTTTCCTCGACAAGGGCGAGGTCGCCGACCGCGTCGTCTCCGTCATCAAGAACTTCCAGAAGATCGAACCCTCCAAG GTGACCCCTAATGCACATTTCCAGAAGGACCTCGGGCTGGACAGCCTGGACACCGTCGAGATTGTCATGGCCTTTGAGGAAGAATTCAGCTTCGAGATCCCCGACAATGAGGCAGAGAAGATCGATTCCATCAAATCAGCAGTTGACTTCATCGCCTCGCATCCTCAAGCAAAGTAA